In Gemmata obscuriglobus, a single genomic region encodes these proteins:
- a CDS encoding MotA/TolQ/ExbB proton channel family protein produces the protein MLTGGSLLGLLILCVVSWSLAWLTFFALGLIFNSTLYSDIRSFKSFSPADKLECYARAIGYPPSDLKSFAEPASATVLSRSVLSPTLTKEGREELQKLAVMQPYRVVGHTQLTSAREGKEQWHKVGSEVGLPQPDGPSFAVVWRSGDGPPAGAADGDKPKPNAKVEMPLVYVLEIKAVEVGLQFKIVARYFPVIDGKEQPSAVKEAFVVLDRPTYWFAALQPCAVNHSAGELASRFVDQMKADVRGRPNLVNIVLKDRAKVQEVETFIQQVILRKLGKELPSGGSEQGLRTDREYETLEQRTAWPRRLQGSDVLGVIQFLTVVAFWAAVVIYFAQWRVVENQRDYLESGELFPTDDTTVDHDHVEARVRSLEALRQKYREGQGRDSVIACIPLEIAYSGYCGLIAANMRAEGVPAFVQTRVSLFLERAGSRQWLFRFLVWLIPSIGFVGTVIGIGDALLGTGDVLSTNPLQQQSAIQAIAGKLGTAFDTTFVALILSIVTMFMIGSIQKSEEELIQRAAERTLNSLIDPNQVSAPPHASLQPLHLQPATAVTAAPNPSAPRRPQQPVVLRLREIRPLRRRYSADAIAIVVGITITLGSLTIYFGKDSAAALAVESQIKAQWANLSKYAKQRE, from the coding sequence ATGCTGACCGGGGGCAGCCTGCTCGGGCTATTGATCTTGTGCGTTGTCAGTTGGAGCCTCGCCTGGCTCACGTTTTTCGCTCTGGGGCTGATCTTCAATTCGACACTCTATTCAGACATCCGCAGTTTCAAATCGTTTTCCCCAGCGGACAAACTAGAATGCTACGCACGAGCTATCGGTTATCCGCCGTCAGACCTAAAATCGTTCGCCGAACCGGCGTCAGCCACAGTCCTGAGTCGATCGGTGCTATCTCCGACGCTCACCAAAGAGGGCAGGGAAGAGTTGCAGAAGTTGGCGGTTATGCAACCGTACCGTGTGGTGGGACACACTCAACTGACCAGTGCTCGCGAAGGGAAGGAGCAGTGGCATAAGGTGGGCTCGGAAGTGGGGTTGCCACAGCCCGACGGCCCGTCTTTTGCCGTTGTTTGGCGGAGCGGTGATGGGCCGCCGGCAGGGGCCGCCGATGGCGACAAGCCAAAGCCGAACGCCAAGGTGGAAATGCCTCTGGTGTACGTCTTGGAGATTAAGGCAGTAGAGGTGGGGTTACAGTTCAAAATCGTTGCCCGGTATTTTCCCGTCATCGACGGCAAGGAGCAGCCGTCCGCGGTGAAGGAAGCTTTCGTCGTGCTCGACCGGCCAACGTACTGGTTCGCGGCGCTACAACCCTGTGCGGTCAACCACTCGGCCGGCGAGTTAGCGTCGCGCTTCGTCGATCAGATGAAGGCTGATGTCCGAGGCCGGCCGAACCTGGTGAACATCGTTCTCAAGGATCGGGCGAAGGTGCAAGAGGTCGAGACGTTCATTCAACAAGTGATTCTCAGGAAACTGGGAAAGGAATTGCCATCAGGCGGCAGTGAGCAAGGGTTGCGGACTGACCGTGAATACGAAACGCTGGAGCAGCGAACGGCTTGGCCGCGCCGGCTTCAAGGTAGCGATGTTCTCGGCGTCATCCAGTTCCTGACGGTCGTTGCGTTCTGGGCGGCGGTCGTCATTTACTTCGCCCAATGGCGTGTCGTGGAGAACCAGCGCGACTACCTCGAGAGCGGTGAGCTGTTCCCGACGGACGACACTACGGTTGATCACGATCATGTCGAAGCGCGAGTCCGCAGCCTCGAAGCATTGCGGCAGAAGTACCGCGAGGGCCAAGGCAGAGACAGCGTGATTGCCTGCATCCCGCTTGAGATCGCGTACAGTGGCTACTGCGGGCTGATCGCGGCGAATATGCGCGCCGAAGGTGTGCCGGCCTTCGTCCAGACTCGCGTGTCGCTCTTCTTGGAGCGAGCCGGTAGCCGTCAGTGGCTGTTCCGGTTCTTGGTCTGGCTCATCCCCTCGATCGGGTTTGTCGGCACGGTCATTGGCATTGGAGACGCGCTTCTCGGCACAGGCGACGTGCTCTCTACCAACCCGCTACAGCAACAGTCCGCCATTCAAGCTATCGCGGGAAAGCTCGGCACAGCATTTGATACTACGTTTGTGGCGCTGATACTTAGCATCGTTACAATGTTCATGATTGGCTCGATTCAGAAGAGCGAGGAGGAACTCATCCAACGTGCAGCCGAGCGGACGCTGAACTCGCTCATCGACCCGAACCAAGTTTCGGCGCCGCCCCATGCCTCATTACAGCCGCTCCACCTGCAACCCGCCACGGCGGTCACCGCCGCACCGAACCCGTCTGCACCGCGCCGGCCGCAGCAACCGGTGGTACTTCGATTGCGTGAGATAAGGCCGTTGCGTCGGCGTTACTCTGCCGACGCAATCGCGATTGTGGTCGGTATTACCATCACGTTAGGCAGTTTGACGATCTACTTCGGGAAGGACTCTGCCGCAGCTTTGGCGGTTGAGTCACAGATAAAAGCACAGTGGGCCAATTTGTCCAAGTATGCCAAACAACGCGAGTGA
- a CDS encoding DUF5675 family protein: protein MGKCSLSAWVILFAASAAPAADPFKVVVTRGETKDGLIVGKLSVNGEAVGTVYERADKHVPAGTYKAHLRYESGKNHVQGPGGVLSKKGDFLIELDTFTAGGKKWEFIQFHAGNKPDHSDGCILCGPATTDEKTKEKIAPETLKKFRLKFYGADKPNSTPEREITVEFKGP from the coding sequence ATGGGCAAGTGCTCGCTCTCCGCGTGGGTCATCCTCTTTGCTGCTTCCGCAGCCCCGGCCGCCGACCCGTTCAAGGTGGTGGTGACGAGGGGCGAGACCAAGGACGGACTCATCGTCGGAAAGCTCTCCGTGAACGGTGAGGCGGTGGGTACGGTTTACGAGCGGGCTGACAAGCACGTCCCGGCCGGCACCTACAAGGCTCACCTTCGATACGAGTCCGGCAAAAACCACGTTCAGGGGCCGGGCGGCGTCCTGAGCAAAAAGGGCGACTTCCTGATCGAACTGGACACGTTCACTGCCGGCGGGAAGAAGTGGGAGTTCATTCAGTTCCACGCCGGAAACAAACCGGACCACTCGGACGGGTGTATCCTCTGCGGCCCGGCCACGACAGACGAAAAGACGAAAGAGAAGATCGCCCCCGAGACGCTGAAGAAGTTCCGGCTGAAGTTTTACGGGGCCGACAAGCCGAACTCCACGCCCGAGCGGGAGATTACAGTCGAGTTCAAAGGGCCGTAA
- a CDS encoding tyrosine-type recombinase/integrase — protein sequence MARPAKVWYRSDIGWWMITLGGEKTRLVQGPNDDHHRHLAEEKYIELRKLRRTAPEAVGSRTADVIEAFLHHSRVHFAADTHRLNKYYCQLFAEACGEVLARELKPYHIDRWIDPKVEAEEWGETTVYNARKAAGRVFSWAAERKLLPENPIDGMKNPKPRPRQRAITDVEFWKMHENAGGPLKDLLLALYLTGARPKEVRELTWDQVQEDRWVLIEHKTGKKSGKPRVIYLTGPLKEITGRLRGNGHTHVFLNTEGLPWTMNALRLQVWRIKRKLELPKDVCAYLCRHGFGTRAILAGVDGQTLAELMGHTSQEMISKVYVHLADQHQHLKDAVNRINGVSVPLQAVEGSTRKRAKPVNPKKPGPKPEDVPQL from the coding sequence ATGGCACGCCCGGCAAAGGTTTGGTACAGGTCCGACATCGGCTGGTGGATGATCACCCTCGGGGGCGAGAAGACCCGCCTCGTGCAAGGGCCGAACGACGACCACCACCGGCACCTCGCGGAAGAGAAATACATTGAGCTGCGGAAACTCCGCCGCACCGCTCCGGAAGCGGTGGGGAGTCGAACCGCCGACGTGATCGAGGCGTTCCTCCATCACAGCCGCGTCCACTTCGCTGCCGACACCCACCGCCTGAACAAGTATTACTGCCAGCTCTTCGCCGAGGCGTGCGGCGAAGTGCTCGCCCGCGAGCTGAAGCCATACCACATCGACCGCTGGATCGACCCCAAGGTCGAGGCGGAGGAATGGGGCGAGACAACCGTCTACAACGCGCGGAAGGCCGCAGGGAGGGTGTTCTCGTGGGCAGCAGAACGGAAACTTCTGCCCGAGAACCCGATCGATGGGATGAAGAACCCGAAGCCGCGGCCCCGACAGCGGGCGATCACCGACGTCGAGTTTTGGAAGATGCACGAGAACGCTGGCGGACCGTTGAAGGATTTGCTGCTCGCTCTCTACCTTACCGGCGCGCGGCCGAAGGAGGTGCGGGAACTGACATGGGATCAGGTTCAAGAGGACCGCTGGGTGTTGATAGAGCACAAGACCGGGAAGAAGTCGGGCAAGCCGCGCGTGATCTACCTAACCGGGCCGTTGAAGGAGATCACCGGCCGGCTCCGAGGGAACGGGCACACGCATGTTTTCCTGAACACCGAAGGCCTGCCGTGGACGATGAACGCCCTTCGGCTGCAGGTATGGCGAATCAAGAGGAAGTTGGAACTGCCCAAGGACGTGTGTGCCTATTTGTGCCGCCACGGATTTGGAACCCGGGCGATTCTCGCGGGCGTTGATGGCCAGACATTGGCGGAACTGATGGGGCACACGTCGCAGGAGATGATTTCCAAGGTGTACGTGCACCTCGCGGATCAGCACCAGCACCTGAAAGATGCGGTGAACAGGATCAACGGGGTTTCCGTGCCTTTGCAAGCTGTGGAGGGTTCAACTCGGAAAAGGGCAAAGCCGGTGAACCCAAAGAAGCCGGGACCAAAGCCAGAGGATGTACCCCAACTTTGA
- the ltrA gene encoding group II intron reverse transcriptase/maturase translates to MEEVCQRGNLNQAYSRVKANKGAPGIDGMTVEDSLRWIAEHKQELLSSLLDGSYRPSPVRGVLIPKPGGGERQLGIPTVVDRLVQQAILQVLTRLLDPTFSESSYGFRPGKSAHQALLKAKEYVADGRAIVVDVDLEKFFDRVNHDILMARLARRVSDTRLLRIVRRFLEAGLMQDGVCVARHEGTPQGGPLSPLLANLLLDDLDQELERRGHTFCRYADDCNIYVRSEAAGRRVMASVVTFLEAKLKLRVNREKSAVARVEERKFLGYRLLSDGRLGIAPASLERAKDRIRAITRRNRGIGLERMVRELNSFLTGWVTYFRHAAMKNHLTELDGWVRRKLRCVRLKQCKRVKPMVDFFARQGVSLRQAWCTALSGKGWWRKSGTPVANQAMPSSWWETLGLVNLVGRYEKLQTR, encoded by the coding sequence ATGGAGGAGGTGTGCCAGCGAGGCAATCTCAACCAAGCTTACTCTCGGGTGAAGGCGAACAAAGGGGCACCGGGAATCGACGGGATGACCGTCGAGGACTCGCTCCGCTGGATCGCCGAGCACAAGCAGGAACTGCTGTCGAGTCTGCTCGACGGGTCGTATCGTCCGAGTCCGGTGCGTGGGGTTTTGATCCCGAAGCCGGGCGGAGGCGAGCGGCAGTTAGGGATTCCGACGGTGGTGGATCGTCTGGTTCAGCAGGCGATTCTGCAAGTGCTGACGCGTTTGTTGGACCCGACCTTTTCGGAATCCAGCTACGGCTTCCGTCCCGGCAAGAGCGCTCACCAGGCGCTGTTGAAGGCGAAGGAGTACGTGGCGGATGGTCGAGCGATTGTGGTGGACGTGGACCTGGAGAAGTTTTTCGACCGGGTGAACCACGACATCCTGATGGCCCGGCTGGCGCGTCGTGTGTCGGACACGCGCTTGTTGCGGATCGTGCGTCGCTTCCTGGAAGCGGGGCTGATGCAAGACGGTGTGTGTGTCGCACGTCACGAGGGGACGCCGCAAGGGGGTCCGCTGTCGCCGCTGCTGGCGAATCTGCTGTTGGACGACCTGGACCAGGAACTGGAGCGCCGGGGCCACACCTTCTGCCGGTACGCGGATGACTGCAACATTTACGTGCGGTCGGAGGCGGCCGGTCGTCGGGTGATGGCGTCGGTCGTGACGTTCCTGGAGGCGAAACTCAAGTTGCGCGTCAATCGTGAGAAGAGTGCGGTGGCACGGGTCGAGGAGCGGAAGTTCCTCGGCTATCGCCTCCTGAGCGACGGGCGGTTGGGGATCGCGCCGGCGAGTCTGGAGCGGGCCAAGGACCGCATCCGGGCGATCACCCGTCGGAATCGGGGCATCGGCCTCGAGCGGATGGTCAGGGAACTCAACTCGTTTCTGACCGGCTGGGTGACGTATTTTCGCCACGCGGCGATGAAAAATCACCTGACCGAGCTGGACGGCTGGGTTCGCCGGAAGCTGCGGTGCGTGCGGTTGAAGCAGTGCAAGCGAGTGAAGCCGATGGTAGATTTCTTCGCTCGGCAGGGCGTGTCGCTGCGTCAGGCGTGGTGTACCGCGTTGTCGGGGAAGGGCTGGTGGCGGAAGTCGGGGACGCCGGTGGCGAACCAGGCGATGCCATCCAGTTGGTGGGAGACGCTCGGATTGGTGAATCTCGTCGGTCGGTACGAGAAGTTGCAAACACGTTAG
- a CDS encoding (2Fe-2S) ferredoxin domain-containing protein yields MIDLPVTNRRPLAQLVVCQGCCCGRTDRGRPEVPVGRLKDVWKGEKLNRSVQLTVSGCLGPCDLANVALVITPGGNNWFGGLAGDAVYEALIAWARECHHTGRVAPLSAGFDGLRFERFGASEEGEVG; encoded by the coding sequence ATGATCGATCTGCCCGTCACGAACCGCCGGCCGCTCGCCCAACTGGTGGTCTGCCAGGGGTGCTGCTGCGGGCGCACGGACCGCGGTCGGCCCGAGGTGCCCGTCGGGCGGCTCAAGGACGTGTGGAAGGGCGAGAAGCTGAACCGCTCGGTGCAGCTCACCGTCTCCGGGTGCCTGGGGCCGTGCGACCTGGCCAACGTCGCCCTGGTCATCACCCCGGGCGGGAACAACTGGTTCGGCGGACTGGCCGGGGACGCCGTGTACGAGGCCCTGATTGCCTGGGCACGGGAGTGCCACCACACGGGGCGTGTCGCCCCGCTGTCGGCCGGGTTCGACGGCCTCCGGTTCGAGCGGTTCGGGGCGAGCGAAGAGGGCGAGGTCGGGTGA
- a CDS encoding serine/threonine-protein kinase, whose translation MFAVFECVALAVKEHGVHGLAELVPGGQYVAKVAQQAYALYCERKKAEAFREEIAKAAASSADEAKKVAEQVARQVVNEGSIEDRLTLELYLTQLPGAVRQSLKRADDPTGQTVPPDFAIGEPEDLAKLLPMRVPHFRPGADLPGRPGWKLEELLGAGGFGEVWLARHGFLPQPRAVKFCTDAKVRAKLTSHEGRVIARVMEQGPHPNVVPLLDAVLDGEAPWLMYEYVGGGSLIDLIHRWQALPEAEREAATALAIGQLAGAVGAFHRLSPAIVHRDLKPANILFHVDARPSGSAADVRLRITDFGIGGVAVDYLRTNPAGLSMMTGWLETSLRGSYTPLYASPQQARGAKPDPRDDVHALGVIAFQMLTGKLAEAPGTRFERELKRRNVSDELIEIVGDCVDTEPTGRPKDAAELAERLGKLRGGKSPVSEPARVGSPPAPVPVSAPVPAAKDEKVPAEPKRAGGSSAVKPAVPSAPSREGRGAALPTPSGLEGGSAPVSIVAQAVPAEPEKWLIPLRGQWFSRATNGLDAQWTPGGAKLPGEVVAKPGEVYRLSLNPDTTGDAELVKLKALAGLPGLEAVDLSGCVRVTDAGLMHLASLRGLKAVGLADTQVTDSGVTLLLTRFPDLEAVGLANTAYVSPTVIPYLARMRKLKRLALPPRADTIDVRVEFQKRRPACQLV comes from the coding sequence ATGTTCGCCGTCTTCGAGTGCGTGGCGCTAGCGGTCAAGGAGCACGGGGTGCATGGGCTGGCCGAACTGGTCCCCGGCGGGCAGTACGTGGCCAAGGTCGCCCAGCAGGCGTATGCGCTGTACTGCGAGCGGAAGAAGGCCGAGGCGTTCCGGGAGGAGATCGCGAAGGCCGCCGCCAGCAGCGCCGACGAGGCCAAGAAGGTCGCCGAACAGGTCGCGCGGCAGGTGGTGAACGAGGGCTCGATCGAGGACCGGCTCACCCTCGAACTGTACCTGACCCAACTGCCGGGGGCGGTGCGGCAGTCGCTGAAGCGCGCCGACGACCCGACCGGGCAGACGGTCCCGCCGGACTTCGCGATCGGGGAGCCCGAGGACCTGGCGAAGCTCCTCCCGATGCGGGTGCCGCACTTCCGGCCCGGCGCGGACCTCCCCGGGCGCCCGGGGTGGAAGCTCGAAGAGTTGCTCGGCGCCGGCGGGTTCGGCGAGGTGTGGCTGGCGCGGCACGGCTTCCTCCCGCAGCCGCGGGCGGTGAAGTTCTGTACCGACGCGAAGGTGCGCGCGAAACTCACCTCGCACGAGGGCCGGGTGATCGCCCGCGTGATGGAGCAGGGGCCGCACCCGAACGTCGTCCCGCTCCTCGATGCGGTACTCGACGGCGAGGCCCCGTGGCTGATGTACGAGTACGTGGGCGGCGGGAGCCTGATCGACCTCATCCACCGGTGGCAGGCGCTCCCGGAGGCGGAACGGGAAGCGGCGACGGCGCTCGCGATCGGGCAACTGGCCGGCGCGGTGGGCGCGTTTCACCGGCTCAGCCCCGCGATCGTTCACCGCGACCTGAAGCCGGCGAACATCCTATTTCACGTCGACGCGCGGCCGAGCGGCTCTGCCGCCGACGTGCGCCTTCGGATCACCGATTTCGGCATCGGCGGGGTGGCGGTCGATTACCTGCGAACGAACCCGGCCGGCCTGTCGATGATGACCGGCTGGCTCGAAACGTCGCTGCGCGGGTCGTACACGCCGCTGTACGCCAGCCCCCAGCAGGCCCGCGGCGCGAAACCGGACCCGCGCGACGACGTTCACGCGCTCGGGGTGATCGCGTTCCAAATGCTAACGGGCAAACTCGCCGAGGCGCCCGGGACGCGGTTCGAGCGCGAACTCAAACGCCGCAACGTGTCCGATGAACTGATCGAGATCGTGGGCGACTGCGTGGACACCGAGCCGACCGGGCGGCCGAAGGACGCGGCCGAGCTGGCGGAGCGGTTGGGCAAGTTGCGCGGCGGGAAGAGCCCGGTCTCCGAACCGGCCCGGGTGGGTAGTCCGCCCGCTCCGGTCCCTGTTTCGGCCCCTGTCCCAGCGGCGAAGGATGAGAAGGTGCCCGCGGAACCGAAACGGGCGGGCGGCTCGTCGGCAGTGAAGCCTGCGGTGCCGTCCGCACCCTCGCGAGAGGGGCGAGGGGCGGCGCTCCCGACCCCGTCGGGGCTCGAAGGCGGCTCGGCGCCGGTGTCGATCGTCGCGCAGGCGGTGCCGGCCGAACCCGAGAAGTGGCTGATCCCGCTGCGCGGGCAATGGTTCTCCCGGGCTACCAACGGACTGGACGCTCAGTGGACGCCGGGTGGCGCAAAACTACCCGGTGAGGTGGTCGCGAAGCCCGGGGAAGTGTACCGCCTTTCCCTCAATCCCGACACAACCGGCGACGCCGAACTTGTCAAACTTAAGGCGCTTGCCGGTTTGCCGGGGCTCGAAGCCGTCGACCTGTCGGGCTGCGTTCGCGTCACAGACGCCGGGCTGATGCACCTCGCGAGCCTGCGCGGGCTGAAGGCCGTGGGGCTCGCCGACACCCAGGTCACCGATTCGGGCGTAACACTATTGCTGACACGCTTTCCTGACCTGGAAGCCGTCGGGCTGGCGAACACCGCTTACGTTTCGCCGACCGTGATCCCGTACCTCGCGAGGATGCGGAAGCTGAAACGGCTCGCGCTGCCCCCGCGGGCCGACACCATCGACGTGCGGGTCGAGTTTCAGAAGCGCCGGCCCGCGTGCCAGTTGGTGTAA
- a CDS encoding 2OG-Fe(II) oxygenase produces MTKTPLDGEAIFTITDFLTPEECAQFIAQSEAVGFGDAPLAGGEVVKSFRDNDRATLDDPALAARLFERARAFLPSVIEGHELVDFNERWRFYRYGPGQTFKPHHDGAHHRFRQLQSSELTFLIYLNNDFTGGGTNFFHNLLTHFQFGVGPWLW; encoded by the coding sequence ATGACCAAGACGCCGCTCGACGGCGAAGCGATCTTCACCATCACCGATTTCCTCACGCCGGAGGAATGCGCCCAGTTCATTGCCCAGAGCGAGGCCGTTGGGTTCGGAGACGCGCCGCTTGCCGGTGGCGAGGTGGTCAAGTCGTTCCGCGACAACGACCGGGCAACGCTCGACGACCCGGCCCTCGCGGCGCGCCTCTTCGAGCGCGCGAGGGCGTTCCTGCCATCAGTTATTGAGGGGCACGAGCTGGTCGATTTCAACGAGCGGTGGCGCTTCTACCGGTACGGCCCCGGGCAGACGTTCAAGCCGCACCACGACGGGGCCCACCACCGGTTCCGGCAGCTCCAGTCGAGCGAATTGACGTTCCTGATCTACCTGAACAACGACTTCACCGGCGGGGGCACGAACTTCTTCCACAACCTCCTGACGCACTTTCAGTTTGGTGTGGGGCCGTGGCTGTGGTGA